In the genome of Cetobacterium sp. ZOR0034, the window GTTTTGTTGTTTCTAATATTTTTAGGAAAAAGAAAGAATTATTCTCATATAAAACTATTTCAAAAGATTGTTGAATCTCCAACTTTTATTCCTTATCTTGTAAGTGCCTATGGTATTTTACTCGTATTTATGAAAAACGGGATTCTTCATAATCTTTTTCTTAAATTTGGAATCTTATCGAGTAACCAATTTCCAATTCTAACAAATGAGAAATATGGTATTAGTATAATTCTTACATATATCTGGAAAACCTTACCTTTTATGACCATGATGGCTCTTCCAATAATGTTTAGAGTTGAAAAGAAATGGGATTCTTTAGGTAAAATCTATAACTTAAGTAACTTAAAGTTTTTTAAAAAAATAATATTACCTTTAATTTTACCAAACTTAGGAGTTAGTTTCTTTATA includes:
- a CDS encoding ABC transporter permease subunit, translating into MKNGILHNLFLKFGILSSNQFPILTNEKYGISIILTYIWKTLPFMTMMALPIMFRVEKKWDSLGKIYNLSNLKFFKKIILPLILPNLGVSFFIVLSYLFASFETPYILGVTHPRVLSVLVFDMYAKGSLDLRGKIMVLNILISCISLIFAGAIYFIFKYFTKFEDREW